CGTGGCGGCCTGCACGCGGCCCGATGCCTGGGCTGCCTGCTCGGCCTGGGCGGCGGCCGCGCGGTCGAGGGCGGCCGAGTGCACGACCACGTCGCTGCCGAGCGTGGGCGCGCCGGCCTCGGGCAGGATGATGGTGGCGCGGTCGGTGGTGAGCTTGCCGCGCAGCTGGAACTGCCCGCCCTGCAGCCGCGCCTGCAGGTCGCCTGAGACGCTGAGCTGCCGGTCGGCGCGCACCAGCAGCTGCAGGGCCTGGGCGCGGGCGCGCAGGTCCATGGCGATGCCCGATGCGCCGGTGCCGCCCGCTGCGCCCCAGGACAGGCTGCCGCTGCCGCTGAGCGTGCCGCCGTCCTGCGGCGCGGGTGTGCGGTTGCCGCTGTAGCCGGCAATGCGGGCACGGCTGCCCTGGCCGCCGTGCACCAGCAGTTCGGTGATCTCCAGCCGGTCGCCCTGCAGCGTGGCGCGCAGACGGCCGTCGGTGAGTTGAACGCCGTCGAGCAGCGAGCGCACGCCGAACCGGTCGGCCGCGAGCTGTCCGCGCCACTGCGGCGCGGCGCGCGTGCCGGAGAGGCGCGCGTCGGCGCTCAACGTGCCGCTCACGCGCCAGCCCGGCGGCGCCAGGGCGGACCATGCGCCCACGTCGGGCAGCTCGGCGCGCACCGTGGCGGCCAGCGGGGCGTCCTCGGGCCAGGTCCAGCCGCCGTCCGCGCGGGCCAGGCGGGTGCTGGCGTCCGCCTGCACGCGGCCGGCGCGCTCGCTGTCCCATTGCAGCTGCGCGCGCAGGCCGTCGCCGTCGGCGCCTATCGTGAGCTCGGCCTGGCGCAGGCCGGCGGGCGTGCCCGCCCCGGCCACGGCCTGGGGCGCCTGCGCCCCCTTGCCCTGGCCGCTGCTGTGCACGGCGGTGCCGGACGCCACTTCGTCCGTGAGGATGTTCAGGTCGCCGCTGCTGCGCCGCAGGCTGGCGCTGGCGCGCAGGCGCTCGCCGGCGTCTATGTCCCAGCGGCCCTCCAGCACCAGGTTGCCGGCCAGCCCCAGCCGCGTGAGCAGGCCCTGGCCGTCCGTGCGCCAGGCGTTGGCCCAGGCCAGCGGCAGGCCCAGCAGCTCGCCCTGGCTGCGCAGCTGCGCAGCGCCCTGCGCGCCTTGCGCGTAGCGCAGGGGCTGCCAGCGCAGCAGGGCCTCGCCGGGCTGCGGGCCGGTGATGCGCACCTGGCCGGCCGATGCGTCCACGGCCAGACGCGGCGACTGGCGCAGGTCCAGCGCCAGCGGCTCGGCCATGCTCAGCGTCCACGGGCCGGGCTGGCCGTCGGCCGATGCCTGGACGCGCAGCTCGCCCAGCCGGGCCTGCCAGCCGCCCGCGCCGCGGCTGCCTCCGTCGGCGCGCAGGCGCAGCTGGGCGCGCCAGCCGGGCTGGCCGGGCGCGGCGGGCTGGCGCAGCTCGCCGTCCCATTGCAATCGGGCCTGCGCGAGCGTGCCGTCCAGCGCTGCCGTGCCGCGCAGCAGTTCCAGCGTGAACGGGGCCGGGTTGCCGCCCGGCTGCGCCGCGCGCGCGATCTGCAGGCGCGGGGCATCGAGCCGCGCCTGCAGCGTGAAGCCGCCGCCCTGCGCGGCTGCCGCCACCGGCGCGCCGGCAGGAATGCCCGCGGCCTGCAGCTGGCGCTGCAGCGTCTGCCAGCCGCCGCGCCACTGGGCGTTCAGCTCGGCGCTGCCGTCCAGGCTCCAGCCGGCCAGCGCGCCGGACAGGCCCGGCAGGCCGTCCAGCCAGCGCTGGGTGCGCCGCGCATCGGCCAGCCGCAGCGCCAGCGTGCCCTGGCCGCCCTGCGTCGCCACCTGCCCGTCGAACTGCGCCGTGGCGCCGGGCAGTGTGGCCTGCAGCCGGCCTTGTGCCGAGAGATTGGCCGTGTCGATGCGCAGCGCCTGCGCGCGGACCTGGGCCTGCAGCGCATCGAGCAGCAGGCGGTCGATGGCGATGTGGTCGCCCTGCCACAGGCCTTGCGCGGCGAGTTCCTGCACGCGCAGGGGGGCGGGCGCCTTGGCCGTGCCGCGCGCCGGCCGGCCGCCGGCTGCGCGCAGTTGGACGGCGAAGCGCACGGCGCCGTCCTCGCGCGTGTCGGCGCTGGCCGTGCCGCTCAGGGGGGCGGCGTCCAGCTGCGTGTGCAGGGCCGCGGGGTCGAGCGCGCGCACCTGCGCGCTGCCCTGCAGCGCGCGCGTGGCGGGCGTGAAGCTGCCTTGCAGGGCCACGCTGCCGCGGCCCACGTGCAGCAGGGCCTCGGGCACGTTCCATTGCCGGCCGTCGTAGGCGGCGCTGGCCTGCAGCGTGGACAGGGGCAGGCGCTGGCGGTCCCAGGGGCCGGGCTCGGTGTTGCGCAGCGTGGCCTGCATGCGCCAACCGCCGGTGCCGTCGGTGGCGGGCTCCAGGCGGGCGCTGCCGCTGAGCCGCGTGGCGGGCGCCTGCGGCCACAGGGCCGCGAGGTCCAGCGCCTGCAGCTCGGCCGTAGCCTGCTGCAGGGGCTGGCCGGCCCAGGGGGCGATGCGGGCCTGCAGGTCGGCGTGCAGCGGGGGGGGCTTGGCCCCGCCGTCCTCGGTGCCGCGCAGCTGCGCCGTCAGGTTCAGCCGCGCGTCGGCCGTGGCCAGCTGGCCCTGCACGCTGGCCTGGGCCAGGGCCTGCAGCGCGTGCGTGCTGCCCGGCACGCTGGTGTGCACGCTGCCGTTGAGGGTTGCGGTGAGCGCCATGGGCGCGTGCGCCTGCAGCGTGGCTAGCAGGGCGTAGCGGCCCTGGGCCAGCGTGACCTGGTTGATGGCCAGGCGGTGCTGCGCGCCGTCGTAGCGGTACGAGCCGGCCAGGCCGTCGATGGTGACGGGGCTGGTGCCGGCCCAGGTGATGCGCTGCACGCGGAAGGGCAGCTCCACGTGCAGCGGCAGCACGAGCTGCTGCAGGGGCTCGGCGGGCGACTCGCCGTGGCTGGGCTCGCCCTGCGGCGTGAGGGTGACCTGCGCAGCCTCCACGGTGCCCAGCCGCAGCTGGCGGCGCAGCAGCGGCGCCAGCTGCCAGGCGATGCGCGCGTCGCGCACCTCCACGGCCAGCGTGGGGCTGCTCCAGCGCAGCCAGCCGATGCGCCCGCCCGCGCGCAGCGAGCCGCTGACCTCGCCGGCCTGCAGGCTCTGGCCCTCGGGCAGGTACTGCGCCACGCGCGCCAACGTGGCGGCCAGGGACGTGCCGGTGCCGGCCCACCACCACAGCGCGCCCAACAGCGCGAGCAGCACGACCAGCAGCGCGGCCAGGTAGCCCAGGGTCCGGCGCCCGCGGCTGCGGCGCGGCGGCCGGGGTGGCTGCGCGGCGGCCGCGGCGTAGGGCTGGGGGTTGTAGGGCGATGTCATGCTTTATGAAAACGATAGCTGCTTGTGCTGGTACCTATTGGCTTTGAGTATCGAATCAATCTGAATTTGAGGATGGACAAGCGCTGGAAGCTCACTTTTTTGATGTCAGAACGTGTAGCCCAACCGCAGGTGCAGCCGCAGCTGGCGCGATTGCAGCCCATAGCCCAGGTCGGCCTGCAGCGGGCCCACGGGGCTGCGCCAGCGCAGGCCCGCGCCCACGCCCACGCGCGCGCTCAGGTCGCCGGGCTTGTCGGCCACGGCGCCGGCGTCGATGAACATGGCGCTTTCGAAGTCGGTGCGGTTGCCGCGCACGGTGATGGGGCGCTGCCACTCCATGCTGCCCACGGTCATGTAGCGGCCGCCGAAGAGCTCGCCGTTGTTGATGCGCGCGCCTATGCTGCGGTAGCCGTAGCCGCGCACCGTGGTGTCGCCGCCGGTCAGGAACAGCTGGGTCACGGGGATGTCGGCGCCCTCGCGCGCCAGTACGGCGCCGCCCTCCAGCCGCAGCGACAGGCGGCTGCTGCGGCGCAGGTTGTTGCCCATCTCCACGCGCCCCAGGTCGATGAAGGACTGCCAGCGCAGCAGCGCGCGCAGGAACGGGTCGCGCGCGGGCCGCAGCGTGGTGCCCGCGCCGAACTCGCCCGCCAGGCCCCAGCCGCGCGTGGGGGCGGTGGCGTTGTTGAAGTAGCGCCCCGTCCAGCTGTAGTTGGCGCTGATGGCGCTGCTTGATGCGGGCGCGCCCACGCCATGGCTCTTGGCCGTGTCGTGCTGCAGGAAGTAGCTGCGATCGATGTGGTTGCCGCTCTGCGTGCGCCCGGCGCGCAGGCGGGTGCTGTCCACGTCGAAGCTGCCCGTGGCCTCGCGCTGCAGCTGCAATCCGGTGAACCAGCGCCAGCCGTCGGCGGCGGGCAGGGCGGTCCAGTCGGTGGACAGCAGCCTGCGCTCGCGGTCCAGCGCAACCTTGGTGACGGCGCGCCAGCCCAGGCCCGGCAGGCGGTTGTGGGTATGGTCCATGGACAGGCGCGGCCCGCTGTCGGTGGAGATGCCGACGCCGAAGATGAGCTTTTGCAGCGGCGCGTCGCGCACCTGCGCGACCACGGGCGTGGCCTGCGGGTCGCCGTGCCCGGTGTCGAGCGTGAGGAACACCGCGTCGTAGTAGCCGCTGCTGGCCAGGCGCTGCTGGGTGTCGAGCAGCTTGGTCTCGCTGTAGTCCTCGCCCGTGGGCAGGCGCGCGATGCGGCGCATGCCTTCAGCGTCGTAGCGCTCGCCGCCCTTGATCTGCAGCGGGCCGAAGCGGTAGGCGGGGCCGCTGTCGTAATGCACCGACAGGCGCGCCCGGGCCTGATCGGCGTCCACGTCGGCGCGGCTCTCGGCGATGCGCGCCGTGGGGTATTGGCGCTCCTGCAGCTGGCGCAGGCCCTGGGCCTTGGCCGCGTCCCAGTCCTGCTGGGTGAAGGGAGCGTCCGGCGGCAGGCCCCAGCCGCGCCGCAGCTGGGCCTGGCGGCGAGCCAGGTCCTGCGCGCCGGCGCCACCGTCGCCGGACACGGCGATGTCCACGCTGGCGATGTGCGTGCGCGGGCCCGGCAGCACGCGCACCTGCACGGTGTGCGCCGGCGTGTTCTTGTCCGGCACGGGGGTGTCGTTCAGCGTGATGGTGATGTCGGGGCTGAAGTAGCCCAGAGTGGCCAGCAGGTCGCGCACGTTGGCGTCGGCCGCGCCCAGCAGGCGCGTGAGCTCCTGGGCCTGCAGGTCGGGCAACTGGCGAAAGCGCTGCAGCTCCATGTGGCGGGACAGGTATTCGCGCACGGCGTCGTCGTCCGACTGGACGTCGAGCGCGAAGGCGTCGGGGCCGCCCGCGTCGGCGGGCCGTGTCTGGGCGGTGCTTGCGTCGTGCTCGTCCGGTGTGCCGCGCAGCACGCTGCAGCCTTGCATCAGTACGACGGCGATGGACAGAAACAGCAACGCCGGCCATCCGGCCGGCGCTGGAGGCTTGTGGAACATGCGGCTATTTTGACAAAAGCCGCATCGTCTCCTCCAGGCCCTTGAGTGACAAAGGGTACATGCGGTTGCCCATGAGCTGCTGGACGATGGCGATGCTCTGGCGGTACTGCCACACGCCCTGCGGCTCGGGGTTGATCCAGGCGAACTTCGGAAACGCGTGCGTGAGGCGCTGCAGCCACTCGGCGCCGGGCTCCTCGTTGTTGTATTCCACGCTGCCGCCGGGCTGCAGGATCTCGTAGGGGCTCATGGTCGCGTCGCCCACGAAGATCAGCTTGTAGTCCTTGTTGTACTTGCGGATGATGTCCCAGGTGGCGAACTTCTCCGCGAAGCGCCGGCGGTTGTTCTTCCACATGAAGTCGTAGACGCAGTTGTGGAAGTAGTAGAACTCCAGGTGCTTGAACTCGCTCTTCACGGCGCTGAAAAGCTCCTCCACGCGCTGGATGTGCTCGTCCATCGTGCCGCCCACGTCCATGAGCAGCAGCACCTTCACGTTGTTGTGGCGCTCGGGCACCATCTTGATGTCCAGGTACCCGGCGTTCGCGGCCGTGGCGCGGATGGTGTCGGGCAGATCGAGCTCCAGCTCGTGCCCCTCGCGCGCGAACTTGCGCAGGCGCCGCAGCGCCACCTTGATGTTGCGCGTGCCCAGTTCCTGCTGGTCGTCGTAGTCGCGGTAGGCGCGCTGCTCCCAGACCTTCACGGCGCTGCGGTTCTTGCCCGCGCCGCCGATGCGGATGCCCTGAGGGTTGTAGCCGCCGTGGCCGAAGGGGCTGGTGCCGCCCGTGCCGATCCACTTGCTGCCGCCCTGGTGGCGCTCTTTCTGCTCCTCCAGGCGCTTTTTTAGCGTCTCCATGAGCTCGTCCCAGCCCATCTTCTCGATGGCGGCCTTCTCCTCGGGGCTGAGCTCGCGTTCGAGCATCTTGCGCAGCCAGTCGGCGGGGATCTCCTGGCGGAAGTCGGTCAGCATCTCCACGCCCTTGAAGTAGGCGGCGAACGCGCGGTCGAACTTGTCGAAATGCTTCTCGTCCTTCACGAGCGCGGTGCGCGCGAGGTAGTAGAAATCGTCCAGGCTCCAGGCGTCGTCAGAGCGCGGGCCGACCACGCCGGCCTGCAGCGCTTCGAGCAGCGCGAGGAATTCCTTGACCGACACCGGCAGCTTGCCGGCGCGCATGGTGTAAAAAAAGTCGATCAGCATGGGAAGACAACCTTGATCTTCCCATTATGGGACCGAGCGGCAAGCGGCGCTTGTCATGCGCAGGACGCCGCCGGCTACCCCCCGGCATTGCCGCTGCGCGCCAGAATCGCCCGGCGCAGGGAATGCAGCAGGGAGCCCATGGGCTGGTCCATGCCCGCGGCGAGCCAGCCGGTGGCAATGGTCGCGGGCGCCGCGACCTGGCCGTTGGCGGCGCAGTCGACCCATTTGGCCAGCAGGTCTTCGTCGGTGACCGGGTCCTGCAGGGAGCCGGGCGCCCAGTCCACCAGGATGGCGTCGCTCCAGCCCGGGCCGGTGATCGTCACCCGTACTGGCGCCGTCTCCAGCGGCTCGTGCGGGCCGGGCCGCTCAGCAACACGGACCTGGCGCATTTGGGGCAGCAGCGCGCCGCGGTTGGCGGCGGCATCGCTGAAGCTGGCCAGGCCGACGTGTCCGTCCACCCATGCCGCGGCGGCGCAATAGGGGGCGCTGAACTTGGCCTGCAGGCCGGTTCGCGGCTGTGGGTACTTGAGCGGCGCCACGCTGCCATGGGGAAGCAGCAGGTCGATGGCCACGGGCGCGTCGCCCGCCTGCGGCGGGTGGCGCTCGCGCAGGCGCTGGATGCCCGCGATCATGCGGTGCGTCAGGTAGCAGCTGGGATAGCGCTTGACCTCGAACCCCGGCGCCAGCACGGCCCAGGGCGTCAGGGCGTCCCAGCGTGGCGGATCGAGCCTGGCCCCGCCGGCAAATGCTTGTGCGAAGCCGGCGAGGGCATCGTCGCTCGCAGTGGCGCCCGCGCGTGCCAGGCCCACGGCGCGAATGGCGGCGCTGGCCGCGAAGCCCACGTGCAGGGGCTTGGTGTCGGTGCCGAAGTTGGCGCGCAGGCCGCAGGCCGAGCTGGCCGCGATCGACAGCGCCGTGCGCCACTGCGCCACGGGCAGGCGCAGCAGGTAGGCATAGGCGGCGGCCGCGCCCACCACGCCCAGCGTGCCGGTGGCGTGAAAGCCCAGCGCATAGTGGCCGAATCCCAGCCAGGCGCCCAGGCGCAGCATGGTTTCCGTGCCCACGAGGTGGGCCGCGAGCAGGTCGGCCAGCGTGACCTCGCCCTCCGCGCGGTCGATCCCCGCGAGCAGCGCCGACACCACGGGCGCGCTGGGGTGGCAGGTGGCGAGCATGCAGACGTCGTCGTAGTCCAGCGCATGCGATGCGGCGCCGAGCACGAGCGCCCGGTGCTCCGCGCCGGCCGTGTCGGCGGCCTGCGCGGCGGCGCGGGCGGCGGGCTCGCCGGCGCCGCCCACCATGCAGGCCAGGGTGTCGAGCCAAGCGCGGCGGGCATGTTCCATCGCGGCCACCTCGATGGCCGGGGCGCGCCGCGCGTAGATCGTCTCGGCCAGGCTCCAGAAATCGGTGTTCACCTTTGAGTCCATTTCGGCTCCCTTTTTTCGTTGAATGCGCGTATGCCTTCGATCCGGTCTTCCGAGCGCACCAGCAGGTTGTGGAATGCCAGGTCGAGGGCGTAGCCGCTGCGGAAGTCGCAGTCCGCCCCCTGCTGTAGCGCGACCTTGGCGGTGCGGATGGCCATGGGGGCCGCGCGGGCGATCTCGCGCGCGAGCTCCAGCGCGCGCGGCAGGTGCATGCCCGCGGCCACGCATTCGTTCAGGACGCCCCATTCGTGCGCCTGCCGCGCATGCACGCGCGCGCCGCTGAAGAGCATCTGCTTGGTCTTGCGCACGCCGATGGCGCGCGTGAGGTTCTGCAGCCCGCCGCCGCCGGGCAGGAAGCCGCGCTTGACCTCGGGCAGGGCGATGTCGCAGGTGTCGTCACCGATGATGAAGTCGCACATCAGCGCCAGCTCGATGCCACCGCCGTGCGCGATGCCGTGCATGGCGGCGATCACGGGCCGGGGGAAGTCGCGGATCTGCAGCAGCACGTCCTCGATGAGCTGGTGCTGCGCTGCCCAGTCCGCGTCGCTCATGCCGTTGCGCTCCTTGAGGTCGCCGCCGGCCGAGAACGCGCGCGGGCCGGCGCCCTGAATGACGAGGCATGCCAGCGTCGTGTCGTAGGCCAGCTCGCGCAGCAGCGCCCACAGCTCGCGCCACATGGCGGTGTTCAAGGCGTTGAGCACCTCGGGGCGGTTCAGCGTCAGCACCGCGACGCCGGGGCTGGCGTCTTTCTCGAACAGCAGGGTTTCCATGGTGGATTTCTCTCAATAAGAACGTGGCATGTCCAGCAGATGCTGGGCGACGTAGGCCAGCACCAGGTTGTTGGAAATCGGCGCGGTGCGGAGCAGGCGCGTTTCCTTCCACTTGCGCTCGATGTCGTACTCGGTAGCCACGCCGTAGCCGCCATAGGTGGTCATGGCGGCCTCGGCGGCCTCCCACGAGGCCTCGGAGCACAGGTACTTGGCCATGTTGGCTTCGCCGCCGCAGGGCTGCTCCTGGTCGAACAGCGTGGCGGCCTGGTTGCGCATGAGTTCAGCCGCGCTGAGGTTCATGTGCGCTCGTGCGATGGGGAAGGCCACGCCCTGGTTGGCACCGATGGGCTTGTCGAACACCACGCGGCCGGTGGCGTAGGTGCGCGCGCGCTCGACGAACCACTTGCCGTCGCCCACGCATTCGCTGGAGACGAGCAGGCGCTCCGCGTTCAGCGAGGACAGCAGGTAGCGAAAGCCCTGGCCTTCCTCGCCCACGCGCCATTCGTCGGCCACCTCCAGGTTGTCGATGAACACCTCGTTGGTGTGGTGGTTGAGCATGGTGTCGATGGTGCGCGGCTGCAGCGCACGGCCGGCCTTGGCGATGTCCACCAGGAACAGGCTCAGGCCGTCGGTCTTGCGCGCCACGTCCTCGTAGGGCGTGGTGCGGGCCAGCAGCAGGTACATGTCGGACTGGCGAAAGCGCGAGGTCCAGATCTTCTGGCCGTTGATGACGTAGCCGCCATTGACCTTCTTCGCGAAGGTCTTGATGCGCAGCGTGTTGGAGCCGGCGTCGGGCTCGGTCACGCCGAAGGCCTGCAGGCGCAGGTCTCCCGTGGCGATGCGCGGCAGGATGGCCTGCTTCTGCGCCGCGCTGCCGTGCTGCAGCACGCTGGCCATGGTGTACATCTGCGCGTGGCAGGTGGCGGCGTTGCCGCCCTGGCGGTTGATCTCCTCCAGGATCACGCAGGCGTCCAGCAGGCCCAGGCCGGAGCCGCCGTACTGCTCGGGGATCAGGGCAGCGAGCCAGCCGGCCTCGGTCATGGCCGCCACGAACGCATCGGGGTAGGCCTCGCGCGCGTCGCAGTCGCGCCAGTACGCATCGCCGAAGCGGCGGGCCAGCTCGCCCACCGCGGCGCGGATCTCCTGCTGGGTGCTCGAATACGCGAAATCCATCATGTCTCCTTGTCGGTCAAATCTGTACGGCGCCGCTGTGCACCAGCTGCGCAATGCGCGCCTCGCTCATGCCGGCGGCACGCAGCAGGGCCTGCGAATCGGCGCCGACGCGCGCGCTCAGGTGGCCGGCGAATTCGCGCGTGCCGTCGAAGCGGATGGGCGTGCCGATGGCGTTCAGGGGCTGGGCCGGACCATCGTCCCAGTCCAGCGGGCGCGCCATGTCCACGGCCTGGATCTGCGGGTCCTGCATCACCTGCGAAAGGTCGTGTACGGGGCTGACCGGCACGCCCTGCGCCTCCAGCCGCTCGATGATCTGGGCCACCTTCAGCCTGCCCGTGGCGGCCTCCAGCGTGTCGTGCACCAGGTCCCGGTGCTTCACGCGCTCGGCATTGGTGGCGAAGCGCGCGTCCCCGGCCAGGTCGCTGCGCTCCAGCCCATGCAGCAGTTTGTGGAACAGCCGGTCGTTGCCGCAGCCGATGAACACCTGGCCGTCCGCGCACTGGAACACCTCGTAGGGCATGAGCATGGCGGTGGCCGAGCCCATGCGGCGCGGCAGCTTGCCGCTGGCACTGTGGTTGGCGATGGGGTTGGTCATCCAGGCCAGGCCGGTCTCCAGCAGCGAGGTGTCGATGCGGCAGCCGCGGCCGCTGTCCTTGCGTTGCGAGATGGCCGCGGCGATGCCCAGCGCCGACCACAGCGCCGTGCCCATATCGACCATGGACACGCCCACGCGGGCGGGCGGCAGCCCCTCGTGACCGTTGACGGACATGATGCCCGAGTAGGCCTGTATCAGCGGGTCGTAGCCGGGAAAGGCCGCGCGCGGTCCGCTCGTGCCGTAGGCGCTGATGGCGCAGTAGATCAGGCCGGGGCGGCCTTCGGCCAGGGCCTCGTAGCCCAGCCCGCGCTGCTCGGCGCTGCCGGGCTTGAGCGAGTGCACGAAGACGTCGTCGGGCCGCAGCAGACTGGCCAGCAGGGCCTGCCCATCCGGGTGGTCCAGGTCGATCGCCAGGCTCCGCTTGCCGCGGTTGAAGGTGGCATAGGTGGGTGACATGGCCTCGCCGATGTTCGGGGCCCAGTGGCGCGTGTCGTCGCCGGCGCCGGGGCGCTCGATCTTGATCACGTCCGCACCGAGGTCGGCCAGCACCTGGGTGCAGTAGGGGCCGGCGACGTTCTGCGTGAGGTCTATGACGCGTTGTCCTGCCAAGGGCTTCATGGGGCTTTCATTCCTGGTGTGGTGAGGATTGCGTGATGCCGCCGCTCGATACGTGGCGCAGCGTGACGGCGTACTGGAAGCGGTCCTGCGGATGCAGCGAATCGGTCACCTCCAGCAGGGCGCGCTGATGGCCGTAGTACCAGCGCTGGATGCGCAGCAGCGGCTCGCGCGTCTTGCAGCGCAGCAGCGTGGCCTGCTCGCGCGTGGCGATGCTGATGCCTATGACTTGGCGCACCTCGCTGACCATGCGGCCGTGCAGCCGCTGCACCTCGATGAACACCGGCAGGCCGGAGCGGCCGGAGGCTTCGATGGCCGGCTTGCTGGCCTGCGGCACCCAGACGGAGGACAGGACGATCGGCGCATCTTGGTCCGCGGCCGTGCGCAGCGTGCGGGCCATGCACCAGGTCTCGCCGGCGCCTGCGCCGATCCATTCGGCCGTGGCCTCGTCCAGCGTGACGTCCTTGACGCCGAGGATGCGCACCATGGTGTTGCGGGCGTACAGGGCCAGCTCCGAGATGTTCTGCAGCGAGTGCGATGGCGTCAGCTCCGGCTTGCGCCGCAGCACGCGCGTGCCCACGCCCTGATGGCTGGCCACCAGCCCCATCGACTGCAGGTCCGCCAGCGCCGCGCGCACCGTGTGCCGGCTCACGCCCAGTTCGGCGCAAAGGGAGGATTCGGCCGGCAGCATGGCGCCGACGGGCCACAGGCCGCATTCGATGCCGCGCAGGATGTGCGCGCGGACGTGGCCGCGTTTGCCTGCATGGGACGGTGGATGAGGTACGGACATCGGGAAGAGGGGCGCTGCTTGTACGGACAAGCTTCGCGGCTTGTGCCGTTTCATGAGGTTCGGGGTAACCCGGTCTTGTCCGGTAGCCGCCGTACAAGTCGGGGTTGTCCCGCAAGGGAGGCGAAAAACCGATTTCTATACTGCCCTGGGCTTCGACGGAGGCCTGTTCCAGGCCCGGCCACACATCTGCGGACGAGGTGCCATATACAACAGAGACAACGGCCGAT
This region of Alicycliphilus denitrificans K601 genomic DNA includes:
- a CDS encoding CaiB/BaiF CoA transferase family protein; this encodes MKPLAGQRVIDLTQNVAGPYCTQVLADLGADVIKIERPGAGDDTRHWAPNIGEAMSPTYATFNRGKRSLAIDLDHPDGQALLASLLRPDDVFVHSLKPGSAEQRGLGYEALAEGRPGLIYCAISAYGTSGPRAAFPGYDPLIQAYSGIMSVNGHEGLPPARVGVSMVDMGTALWSALGIAAAISQRKDSGRGCRIDTSLLETGLAWMTNPIANHSASGKLPRRMGSATAMLMPYEVFQCADGQVFIGCGNDRLFHKLLHGLERSDLAGDARFATNAERVKHRDLVHDTLEAATGRLKVAQIIERLEAQGVPVSPVHDLSQVMQDPQIQAVDMARPLDWDDGPAQPLNAIGTPIRFDGTREFAGHLSARVGADSQALLRAAGMSEARIAQLVHSGAVQI
- a CDS encoding GntR family transcriptional regulator, which gives rise to MSVPHPPSHAGKRGHVRAHILRGIECGLWPVGAMLPAESSLCAELGVSRHTVRAALADLQSMGLVASHQGVGTRVLRRKPELTPSHSLQNISELALYARNTMVRILGVKDVTLDEATAEWIGAGAGETWCMARTLRTAADQDAPIVLSSVWVPQASKPAIEASGRSGLPVFIEVQRLHGRMVSEVRQVIGISIATREQATLLRCKTREPLLRIQRWYYGHQRALLEVTDSLHPQDRFQYAVTLRHVSSGGITQSSPHQE